Proteins found in one Lysinibacillus fusiformis genomic segment:
- the asnB gene encoding asparagine synthase (glutamine-hydrolyzing), with product MCGITGWASFQKDLRTSDTILKSMTQTLNKRGPDDENIWCSEHIAFGHRRLAVIDLIGGKQPMKKIHDGLNYVITYNGELYNTEELRKELLKRGHSFTTQSDTEVLLTAYIEWKEQCVEFLNGIFAFGVWDEQTQSLFLCRDRLGVKPLYYTEQQDGVLFASEVKALLAHPTVQASVNVEGLASMMAVGPSRAPGKTLFQNIKELRPGYAMRFSREEGLKKWPYWQLQSRRHEESLEETIEHVRFLLTDAIERQLVSDVPICTFLSGGLDSSIITGIAANSFQQQNNQLHTYSIDYEDNERFFNPHSFQTSTDTYWIQKMTDTFQTAHHAEEITQQQLIDLLVESVIVRDSPGMADVDSSLLWFCREIKKDFTVALSGECADEIFGGYPWFKERASGFPWIRSLSERSGLLQEKWDKKLKIESYAQQLYTQTIAEVPLLDGEGLAEASHREMSYLNMLWFMQTLLERKDRMSMGASLEVRVPFADHRLVEYAWNIPWEMKNLDGIEKGLLRKSMAHLLPNEVLYRKKNPYPKTYHPVYTAGVQKWLKEILRDKNSILHELFERQKLEELIESGGSSFKIPWYGQLMAGPQLLAYLGQVHTWFEQYQIQLIET from the coding sequence ATGTGTGGCATTACAGGATGGGCTAGCTTTCAAAAGGATTTAAGAACAAGTGACACAATATTAAAATCGATGACGCAAACATTAAATAAGAGAGGGCCAGATGATGAAAATATTTGGTGTAGTGAGCATATAGCATTTGGTCATCGACGGTTGGCTGTTATTGATTTAATTGGTGGCAAACAACCAATGAAAAAAATTCATGATGGATTAAACTATGTCATTACATATAATGGCGAACTTTATAATACAGAAGAGCTACGTAAAGAACTTCTAAAAAGAGGACACAGTTTTACAACACAATCGGATACTGAAGTGTTATTAACAGCCTATATTGAGTGGAAAGAGCAATGTGTAGAATTTCTAAATGGCATTTTTGCCTTTGGTGTTTGGGATGAACAAACACAATCACTATTTTTGTGCCGAGACCGATTAGGTGTGAAACCCTTGTATTATACAGAGCAACAAGATGGTGTACTTTTTGCATCTGAAGTGAAGGCTCTGCTGGCACACCCGACGGTCCAAGCAAGTGTAAACGTTGAAGGATTGGCAAGTATGATGGCTGTAGGGCCCTCTAGAGCGCCAGGCAAAACCCTTTTTCAAAATATTAAAGAATTACGGCCTGGCTATGCCATGCGTTTCTCTAGAGAAGAAGGTTTAAAAAAGTGGCCATATTGGCAGCTACAAAGCCGCAGACATGAAGAATCTTTGGAGGAAACAATTGAGCATGTACGTTTTTTGTTAACGGATGCTATAGAACGTCAGTTAGTTTCGGATGTACCCATTTGTACATTTCTTTCAGGAGGATTAGATTCCAGTATTATCACTGGCATTGCGGCAAATAGCTTCCAGCAACAAAACAATCAATTGCATACGTATTCTATCGATTATGAAGATAATGAGCGCTTCTTTAACCCACATTCTTTCCAAACGTCTACAGATACGTACTGGATTCAAAAAATGACAGACACTTTCCAGACGGCCCACCATGCAGAGGAAATCACTCAGCAACAGTTAATTGATTTATTAGTGGAATCGGTCATCGTTCGAGATTCCCCTGGTATGGCAGATGTAGATTCATCGTTATTATGGTTTTGTCGAGAAATAAAAAAGGATTTTACTGTAGCGTTATCAGGCGAGTGTGCAGATGAAATTTTTGGTGGGTATCCATGGTTTAAAGAAAGGGCTTCAGGTTTTCCTTGGATCCGTTCATTGTCTGAAAGAAGTGGATTACTTCAAGAGAAGTGGGATAAAAAATTAAAGATTGAGTCCTATGCACAACAACTATATACACAAACAATAGCTGAAGTACCATTATTAGATGGAGAAGGTCTAGCAGAGGCAAGTCATCGTGAAATGTCTTACTTAAATATGCTATGGTTCATGCAAACATTATTAGAGCGGAAAGATCGTATGAGTATGGGGGCAAGTTTAGAGGTACGTGTTCCTTTTGCAGATCATCGGCTTGTAGAATACGCTTGGAATATTCCGTGGGAAATGAAGAATTTGGATGGGATAGAAAAAGGATTACTTCGAAAATCAATGGCACATTTATTGCCTAATGAAGTGTTGTATCGTAAAAAAAATCCTTATCCAAAAACATATCATCCTGTCTACACAGCTGGTGTGCAAAAATGGTTGAAGGAAATTCTACGTGATAAAAATTCGATTTTACATGAACTATTTGAACGACAAAAGCTTGAGGAGTTAATTGAATCTGGCGGTAGCTCTTTTAAGATTCCGTGGTATGGGCAATTAATGGCAGGTCCTCAGCTTTTAGCGTATCTAGGGCAAGTTCATACATGGTTTGAGCAGTATCAAATTCAATTAATTGAAACTTAA
- a CDS encoding PLP-dependent aminotransferase family protein, translating to MDLLLFQLERDSDKPLYDQLYSGIKEAIISNKITVGEKLPSKRKLADFLNISQTTIEIAYAQLLAEGYIMSKSRIGYFVEEIDELPYIQQDTITSVNEHPKKKSYKIDFNPGSIDIDAFPFQTWRKYAKELFDDTSKELLLTGEPQGELSLRTEIANYLYQSRGVVCHPEQIVIGSGTEQLLPMILRLFSEDTSFALENPGYPAVHRMFSQHKRKVYPIAVDEEGIIIHELEKTNANVVYITPSHQFPTGAVLSATRRAQALNWAAQSSSRYIIEDDYDSEFRYAGKPIPALHALDRNDKVIYMSTFTKSLMPSLRVAYFVLPPKLLATYNDVFNYYSSTVPRFDQHIVANFMGDGHFAKHLNRMRKIYRKKHDKLTSILEKYSSSINITGEQAGMHILLEVQHTFSEKQLQQLASQAEIGIYPLSAYRLDHYESSQAQFLLGFGGIPVQAIESSIEQLMDCWGIQKNDPSTSE from the coding sequence ATGGATTTGCTTTTATTTCAGCTTGAAAGAGATAGTGATAAACCGCTTTATGATCAGCTTTATAGCGGTATTAAAGAAGCCATCATTTCTAATAAAATAACTGTAGGAGAAAAATTGCCTTCAAAAAGAAAATTGGCTGATTTTTTAAATATTTCCCAAACAACAATTGAAATTGCCTATGCCCAGCTATTAGCTGAAGGTTATATTATGTCCAAATCAAGGATTGGTTATTTTGTAGAAGAAATAGATGAATTACCCTACATTCAGCAGGATACTATAACATCCGTTAATGAGCATCCTAAGAAAAAATCATACAAAATTGATTTTAATCCTGGTTCTATTGATATCGATGCCTTTCCATTTCAAACTTGGAGAAAATATGCGAAGGAGCTTTTTGACGATACCTCAAAGGAGCTATTATTAACAGGTGAACCACAAGGAGAACTTTCTTTACGCACAGAGATTGCTAATTATTTATATCAGTCACGTGGTGTTGTATGCCATCCTGAACAAATTGTCATTGGTTCTGGTACGGAACAGCTTCTCCCTATGATACTACGTCTTTTTAGCGAAGACACAAGCTTTGCATTAGAAAATCCAGGGTACCCTGCCGTGCATCGTATGTTTTCGCAGCATAAACGAAAAGTTTACCCAATTGCAGTCGATGAAGAGGGCATTATTATTCATGAGCTTGAAAAAACGAATGCTAATGTCGTGTATATTACACCCTCACATCAATTCCCAACTGGTGCTGTATTATCCGCTACAAGGCGAGCACAGGCTTTAAATTGGGCGGCGCAAAGCTCCTCTCGCTATATTATTGAGGATGATTATGATTCGGAATTTCGTTATGCTGGAAAACCAATTCCTGCTCTACACGCCTTAGATCGAAACGATAAAGTTATTTACATGAGTACTTTTACAAAATCATTAATGCCATCCTTGCGAGTAGCTTATTTTGTACTTCCTCCTAAACTACTTGCTACATATAACGATGTCTTTAATTATTACTCATCTACTGTGCCTCGTTTCGATCAACATATCGTGGCAAATTTTATGGGTGACGGGCATTTTGCAAAGCATCTCAATCGTATGCGTAAAATTTATCGTAAAAAACACGATAAACTCACTTCTATTTTAGAAAAATATTCATCATCCATTAACATTACTGGTGAGCAAGCGGGTATGCATATTTTATTAGAGGTTCAACACACATTCTCAGAAAAACAATTACAACAGCTCGCCTCTCAAGCAGAGATCGGTATTTATCCATTATCAGCCTACAGACTAGATCATTATGAATCTTCACAAGCTCAATTTTTATTAGGCTTTGGGGGGATTCCCGTACAAGCAATTGAATCATCCATTGAACAGTTGATGGATTGCTGGGGAATACAAAAAAATGACCCATCTACCAGTGAGTAG
- the pdxS gene encoding pyridoxal 5'-phosphate synthase lyase subunit PdxS: protein MKQTGTELVKRGMAEMQKGGVIMDVINAEQAKIAEAAGAVAVMALERVPSDIRKAGGVARMADPRIVEEVMESVTIPVMAKARIGHIVEARVLEAMGVDYIDESEVLTPADEEYHLLKSEYTVPFVCGCRDLGEAARRIGEGASMLRTKGEPGTGNIVEAVRHIRKVNAQVRKVVGMTEDELMTEAKLLGAPFELLREIKRLGRLPVVNFAAGGVATPADAALMMELGADGVFVGSGIFKSENPEKFARAIVEATTHYKDYKLIAEISKELGVPMKGIDIAQLGHKERMQERGW, encoded by the coding sequence ATGAAACAAACAGGTACAGAGCTAGTAAAACGTGGTATGGCAGAAATGCAAAAGGGCGGCGTCATTATGGATGTTATTAATGCAGAGCAAGCAAAAATTGCAGAAGCTGCAGGTGCTGTAGCAGTTATGGCATTAGAAAGAGTACCTTCAGATATTCGTAAAGCAGGTGGCGTTGCACGCATGGCCGATCCTCGTATTGTTGAGGAAGTAATGGAGTCTGTAACTATTCCTGTGATGGCCAAAGCACGTATTGGTCATATTGTGGAAGCACGTGTTTTAGAAGCAATGGGTGTTGATTATATTGATGAAAGTGAAGTTTTAACACCAGCGGATGAAGAATACCATTTATTAAAAAGTGAATACACAGTACCGTTTGTCTGTGGCTGTCGTGATTTAGGGGAGGCAGCTCGTCGTATCGGGGAAGGCGCATCAATGTTACGAACAAAAGGTGAGCCAGGAACAGGGAATATTGTGGAAGCAGTTCGACATATTCGCAAAGTAAATGCTCAGGTACGTAAAGTAGTGGGCATGACAGAAGATGAATTAATGACAGAGGCGAAATTACTAGGAGCTCCTTTCGAATTATTAAGAGAAATTAAACGTCTTGGTCGTTTACCAGTAGTAAACTTCGCAGCAGGAGGAGTAGCGACGCCTGCTGATGCTGCCTTAATGATGGAACTTGGAGCTGATGGTGTTTTCGTAGGTTCAGGTATTTTTAAATCTGAAAACCCTGAAAAATTTGCACGTGCCATTGTAGAGGCGACTACTCATTATAAAGACTATAAGCTTATTGCGGAAATATCAAAGGAGCTAGGTGTACCAATGAAGGGGATTGATATTGCACAGCTTGGACACAAAGAGCGTATGCAAGAGCGAGGTTGGTAG
- the pdxT gene encoding pyridoxal 5'-phosphate synthase glutaminase subunit PdxT: MKRIGVLALQGAVREQIQMLKALGCEAILVKQKTDLVNLDGLVLPGGESTTMRKLLDRFDLLEPIRGLAQQGLPMLGTCAGLILLAKHLVDDEPHLAVMDVTVARNAYGRQVESFEVQLDIPKVGVGIPAVFIRAPHIEAVGKDVEILAQHEGKIILAQDGHLLGCSFHPELTADTRILEYFVSSMV, from the coding sequence ATGAAACGAATTGGTGTTTTAGCATTACAAGGAGCGGTGCGTGAGCAAATTCAGATGTTAAAAGCTCTTGGTTGTGAAGCTATCCTCGTAAAACAAAAGACGGATTTAGTAAATCTTGATGGACTTGTGTTACCTGGTGGAGAAAGCACAACAATGAGAAAATTGCTGGATCGTTTTGATCTACTAGAGCCAATTCGTGGACTTGCACAGCAAGGTTTACCGATGCTTGGTACATGTGCAGGATTAATTTTATTAGCCAAGCATTTAGTAGATGATGAACCACATTTGGCTGTGATGGACGTGACCGTAGCAAGAAACGCTTATGGACGTCAGGTAGAAAGCTTTGAAGTACAACTAGATATTCCTAAAGTAGGTGTAGGTATCCCAGCAGTATTTATTCGTGCACCTCATATTGAAGCCGTGGGTAAAGATGTTGAAATTCTAGCACAACATGAAGGAAAAATTATTTTAGCGCAAGATGGCCATTTATTAGGCTGTTCGTTTCATCCTGAATTAACAGCCGATACACGAATTCTTGAATATTTTGTATCCTCTATGGTATGA
- the serS gene encoding serine--tRNA ligase, with protein MLDIKRVRDNFAEIKEMLLTRNEDLGNLDDFEGLDAKRRELIAKTEELKAERNKVSEQISIMKRNKENADEVIARMRQVGDEIKELDVQLNDVEERFKDMMMRLPNIPHESVPVGTTEDDNVEEYTWGEIPAFDFDIKAHWDLATDLKIVDFERGAKVTGSRFLFYRGLGARLERALMTFMMDLHAEEHGYEEMLPPVIVNRDSLTGTGQLPKFEEDVFKLEETDYFMIPTAEVPVTNFYRDEILPAEALPQGFAAYSACFRSEAGSAGRDTRGLIRQHQFNKVELVRFVKPEESYEQLELLTNHAEKVLQLLGLPYRKLKMCTADLGFTAAKKYDLEVWIPAQNMYREISSCSNFEDFQARRANIRFRREPNAKPEYVHTLNGSGLAIGRTVAAILENYQQADGSVVIPEVLRPYMGGKEVIAPK; from the coding sequence ATGTTAGATATTAAACGCGTACGCGATAATTTCGCGGAAATTAAAGAGATGTTATTAACACGTAATGAAGATTTAGGAAATTTAGATGACTTTGAAGGCTTAGATGCAAAACGTCGTGAATTGATTGCGAAAACAGAAGAATTAAAAGCAGAACGCAATAAAGTATCTGAACAAATTTCAATAATGAAACGCAACAAGGAAAATGCAGATGAAGTCATTGCTCGTATGCGTCAGGTTGGCGATGAAATTAAAGAATTAGACGTACAATTAAATGATGTTGAAGAACGCTTTAAAGATATGATGATGCGTTTACCAAACATTCCGCATGAGTCTGTACCAGTAGGCACAACAGAGGACGACAATGTTGAGGAGTATACGTGGGGTGAAATTCCAGCATTTGATTTTGATATTAAAGCACACTGGGACCTTGCTACAGATTTAAAAATTGTAGACTTTGAACGTGGCGCGAAAGTAACAGGTAGCCGTTTCTTATTCTACCGTGGTCTTGGCGCTCGTTTAGAACGTGCATTAATGACATTCATGATGGATTTACATGCAGAGGAGCATGGTTACGAGGAAATGCTACCACCTGTCATTGTTAATCGTGATAGCCTAACAGGTACAGGACAGCTTCCGAAGTTTGAGGAAGATGTATTCAAATTAGAGGAAACAGATTATTTCATGATTCCAACTGCAGAAGTACCAGTAACGAACTTCTATCGTGATGAGATTTTACCGGCTGAGGCTTTACCGCAAGGCTTTGCAGCGTATAGTGCATGCTTCCGTTCAGAAGCGGGATCTGCAGGTCGTGATACACGTGGTTTAATCCGTCAACACCAGTTCAACAAAGTAGAATTAGTTCGCTTTGTAAAACCAGAGGAATCATACGAACAATTAGAGCTATTAACAAATCATGCGGAAAAGGTATTACAATTACTAGGCTTACCTTATCGTAAGCTAAAAATGTGTACAGCTGATTTAGGTTTTACTGCAGCGAAGAAATATGATTTAGAAGTTTGGATTCCTGCACAAAACATGTACCGTGAAATTTCTTCTTGTTCTAACTTTGAAGATTTCCAAGCACGACGAGCAAATATCCGCTTCCGTCGTGAGCCAAATGCAAAACCAGAATATGTTCATACATTAAACGGTTCAGGTCTTGCCATTGGTCGTACAGTTGCCGCTATCCTAGAAAACTATCAACAAGCTGATGGAAGTGTAGTAATTCCTGAAGTTTTAAGACCTTATATGGGTGGTAAAGAAGTAATCGCACCAAAATAA
- a CDS encoding sigma 54-interacting transcriptional regulator, whose protein sequence is MELQQFAQALSEFDNVLITDDKGCAIFYDLADLNILLEIGLTPDEFFHSTVTDNYQNLSSETSTVFQVIQTGQPVLYCEQQLTTLNGFSYLSLSSTYPIMEHGKAIGAIEFSKHFYESKQIKYLDNFLGHKLYRDNHTTYRLEDFITTNAEMKTQLEKARRSAQKNAPILLTGETGTGKDIIAQGIHNESKRYTKPFIMLNCSTLTEDNIFTQLYGSDNEGKRGKLQEANGGTLLIDHLNLLDVSLQAKLLHAVDIKMLNGEQLDIRYITTVNEDVEKLLAEKKLREDLFYRLNVLQIDLPPLRLRKEDIPPILDFYIQFYNEHTLQKNVSYRDEVIQLFYAYHWPGNVRELKNALESAYNNLLGDEILIEHVPERIKKNIQHSTQPMMQNNQSGHLRDLTEAYERLIIAEKLRETNGRLAETARRLGISRQLLKYKCLKYELL, encoded by the coding sequence TTGGAATTGCAACAATTTGCACAGGCTCTCAGTGAATTTGATAATGTTTTAATTACAGATGATAAAGGCTGCGCAATCTTTTATGACTTAGCAGATTTAAATATATTATTGGAAATCGGCTTAACACCAGATGAATTTTTTCACAGTACTGTGACTGATAATTATCAAAATTTATCATCTGAGACAAGTACTGTCTTTCAAGTCATACAAACAGGGCAACCAGTTTTATACTGCGAGCAACAACTTACAACATTGAACGGTTTTAGTTATTTATCGCTGAGTTCAACCTATCCCATTATGGAGCATGGAAAAGCCATTGGAGCCATTGAATTCTCAAAACATTTTTATGAAAGCAAGCAAATTAAATACTTAGATAATTTCCTGGGACATAAATTATATCGAGATAATCACACTACCTATCGTCTGGAGGATTTCATTACTACAAATGCTGAGATGAAGACTCAACTTGAAAAGGCACGTCGTAGTGCCCAAAAAAACGCACCTATTTTACTAACAGGGGAAACTGGAACAGGGAAAGATATTATCGCACAAGGCATACACAATGAAAGCAAACGCTATACAAAACCATTTATTATGTTGAACTGTTCAACATTGACGGAAGATAATATTTTTACACAGCTATATGGCTCAGACAATGAAGGAAAAAGAGGAAAGTTACAGGAGGCGAATGGTGGGACACTACTCATTGATCACCTAAATTTATTAGATGTATCTCTACAGGCAAAACTGTTGCATGCAGTAGATATCAAAATGCTGAATGGAGAGCAGTTGGATATACGCTATATTACTACTGTCAATGAAGATGTAGAGAAACTCTTAGCTGAGAAAAAGCTACGCGAGGACTTATTTTATCGCTTAAATGTTCTCCAAATTGATTTGCCACCACTACGATTAAGGAAGGAAGATATACCACCTATCCTTGATTTTTATATACAATTTTATAATGAACATACTCTACAGAAAAATGTAAGTTATCGTGATGAGGTAATTCAATTATTTTATGCCTATCATTGGCCAGGTAATGTGCGTGAACTAAAAAATGCCCTTGAATCGGCATACAATAATTTACTTGGAGATGAAATTCTTATTGAGCATGTTCCAGAAAGGATTAAAAAAAATATTCAACATTCAACTCAGCCGATGATGCAGAACAACCAATCTGGTCATTTACGAGATTTAACTGAAGCCTACGAGCGTCTAATTATAGCGGAAAAGTTGCGTGAAACGAATGGACGTTTAGCGGAAACGGCTCGTCGTTTAGGTATTTCACGTCAATTGCTAAAGTATAAGTGTTTAAAATATGAATTGTTGTAA
- the brnQ gene encoding branched-chain amino acid transport system II carrier protein, whose product MSKVVQHTIIVGLALFAIFFGAGNLIFPPSIGNSAGESWISALMGFSLTGVILPVLAVYAIFNTGGTVEALTRPIGNWFYKAFNTVMMVCIGMVVTIPRMSATTHELGVSQIIPNVPLIVSVLAFFVICFYFAMDQSNVIDKIGKWLTPVLVLILIILIGKGVLDPMGTAVNTGAEGVFANSIIAAYQTGDVGTGILCAPIFLAAIVGYGYKGKLSKKVALGGIAIAAIGLIAVYGGLLYLGATSSGIITNSGSDTELLAGIAFSVIGNLGKVLLAICVVFACLTSAIGVMVISSQFLNELTKEKLGYKSWVFIMCVVGATIGSLGVGAIVEITLPIFLVIYPVIIVLVLLGAFDRFVPNAGAYKGTVLFAFLVSVVETFASYEISIPGVTQLVLHLPLQSSGFAWILPSIVGFIIGTILHKVLKAEDPEKSTFGMDEIGVGK is encoded by the coding sequence ATGTCTAAAGTTGTACAGCATACGATAATCGTCGGGCTAGCCTTATTTGCTATATTTTTTGGCGCTGGAAATTTAATATTTCCGCCATCTATAGGAAATAGTGCAGGGGAATCGTGGATTTCTGCTCTGATGGGCTTTAGCTTAACAGGTGTTATTTTGCCTGTGCTTGCGGTGTATGCAATTTTTAACACTGGGGGAACTGTAGAAGCGCTCACAAGGCCAATTGGAAATTGGTTTTATAAAGCCTTTAATACGGTCATGATGGTTTGTATTGGAATGGTTGTCACAATACCGAGGATGTCAGCGACAACACATGAATTAGGGGTGTCACAAATTATTCCGAACGTACCTTTAATTGTGTCAGTATTAGCATTCTTTGTAATTTGTTTTTACTTTGCGATGGATCAATCAAATGTTATCGATAAGATTGGAAAATGGTTGACCCCCGTTCTTGTTCTTATACTCATTATCCTAATTGGTAAAGGGGTACTAGATCCAATGGGAACAGCAGTCAATACAGGGGCAGAAGGGGTTTTTGCCAATTCGATAATAGCGGCCTATCAAACAGGAGATGTGGGAACAGGCATTCTTTGTGCTCCTATTTTTTTAGCAGCAATAGTTGGCTATGGCTATAAAGGGAAACTATCTAAAAAGGTCGCACTAGGTGGTATAGCTATTGCAGCAATAGGGTTAATTGCCGTATACGGTGGCTTACTTTATTTAGGTGCTACAAGTAGCGGCATCATCACAAATTCTGGCAGTGATACAGAACTATTAGCGGGTATTGCCTTTAGTGTTATTGGTAATTTGGGTAAAGTGTTATTGGCTATATGTGTTGTTTTTGCCTGCTTAACATCAGCGATTGGTGTCATGGTCATATCATCACAGTTTTTAAATGAACTAACAAAAGAAAAGCTTGGCTATAAATCATGGGTATTCATTATGTGTGTAGTAGGCGCAACCATTGGCTCCTTAGGTGTAGGTGCCATTGTCGAAATTACATTGCCAATTTTCTTGGTCATTTATCCGGTCATTATTGTACTTGTGCTACTGGGGGCTTTCGATCGTTTTGTGCCAAATGCAGGAGCTTATAAAGGAACTGTACTATTTGCATTTCTAGTAAGCGTTGTTGAAACATTTGCTAGCTATGAAATTTCGATACCTGGTGTGACACAGTTGGTCTTACATTTACCATTACAGTCTAGCGGATTTGCTTGGATTTTGCCATCTATTGTTGGCTTTATTATCGGTACCATTTTGCATAAAGTACTGAAAGCAGAAGATCCTGAAAAATCGACTTTTGGTATGGACGAAATAGGAGTTGGAAAATGA
- a CDS encoding amidohydrolase encodes MMKIICNAKIYTADTHQPSATAMVIEDGKVVWIGQQEDLPAYHGEIIDVQGKVIIPGIIDAHMHPIMLADVLEQVACLPPHIHSIEDIIIALAKYDASQHGWILGWGYDEGKLKERRAPLKEDLDRASIELPIIVMRTCGHIISVNSKALAIAGITKDTPDPQGGQIDRDENGEPTGVLRENARNLVLQHLPTPSEEEIVTRLLKLSQTLASYGVTSITELMATVAPVDYLSLYRKAREKGFKQRVAVYYIWEDIQRYELLTANNIDRSAGAYIGGIKLFSDGSVSGRTALVSAPFLGSEEKGIAMTSKEELLAAAAEAKERAVQLVVHAMGDRAIDLIVETFYEEKAWLTDAPSVRIEHAAMPSESALQKAAEWVIGFVPQPIFLFCEIESYLENLGLEKTQTLYGVQTFLQRGIATALSSDAPATSWAEAANPFVTIQAAVTRKAYDGTDLGAAEKISVEEALQLYTADAKTMIRMDNVGQLKEGYDANFVVLTDDLLTLSHNQLMHVKPFATYIEGECVFTQSTIEA; translated from the coding sequence ATGATGAAAATTATTTGTAATGCAAAAATCTATACGGCAGATACTCATCAGCCATCTGCAACAGCCATGGTGATTGAAGATGGAAAGGTAGTTTGGATTGGACAACAGGAAGACTTACCTGCCTATCATGGTGAAATAATAGATGTACAAGGAAAGGTCATTATTCCTGGGATTATTGACGCTCATATGCATCCAATTATGTTAGCAGATGTTTTGGAACAAGTGGCTTGTTTACCTCCACACATTCATTCTATTGAGGATATAATAATTGCACTAGCAAAATATGATGCAAGTCAGCATGGATGGATATTAGGCTGGGGCTATGATGAAGGAAAACTAAAAGAAAGAAGAGCGCCTTTAAAAGAGGATTTAGATCGTGCCTCCATAGAATTACCTATCATTGTTATGCGTACGTGTGGTCATATTATATCGGTCAATAGCAAGGCATTAGCAATTGCAGGTATTACAAAGGATACCCCTGATCCACAGGGTGGACAAATTGATCGTGATGAAAATGGGGAACCTACAGGCGTACTACGTGAAAATGCACGGAATCTAGTGTTACAGCATTTACCTACACCCTCTGAAGAAGAAATTGTGACAAGGCTTCTAAAGCTATCACAAACTTTGGCATCCTACGGTGTAACAAGTATTACAGAATTAATGGCTACTGTAGCCCCGGTTGATTATTTAAGCCTGTACCGTAAAGCCCGAGAAAAAGGCTTTAAGCAACGAGTAGCAGTTTATTATATTTGGGAGGATATTCAACGATACGAGCTGTTAACAGCAAATAATATCGATCGTTCTGCAGGAGCCTATATCGGAGGCATCAAGCTATTTTCAGATGGCAGTGTTTCAGGCCGTACAGCACTTGTTTCAGCGCCATTTTTGGGAAGTGAAGAAAAGGGCATAGCCATGACTTCGAAAGAGGAACTACTAGCAGCTGCTGCGGAAGCCAAAGAACGTGCCGTTCAATTAGTGGTTCATGCAATGGGAGACAGAGCCATTGATCTAATTGTTGAGACATTTTATGAGGAAAAAGCTTGGTTAACAGATGCACCTTCTGTTCGTATTGAGCATGCAGCCATGCCTTCTGAAAGTGCCTTGCAAAAAGCTGCTGAATGGGTCATAGGCTTTGTGCCACAACCAATCTTCTTATTCTGTGAAATTGAGAGCTATTTAGAAAATCTAGGACTAGAAAAAACACAGACATTATATGGTGTACAAACATTTTTACAGCGGGGGATCGCGACCGCGTTATCTTCAGATGCCCCTGCTACATCTTGGGCAGAAGCGGCTAATCCCTTTGTGACGATACAAGCAGCCGTTACACGTAAAGCCTATGATGGAACAGATTTAGGCGCAGCAGAAAAAATCTCTGTGGAGGAGGCATTACAGCTATATACAGCTGATGCCAAAACGATGATCCGTATGGACAATGTTGGTCAGTTAAAAGAGGGCTATGATGCAAATTTTGTTGTACTAACTGATGATTTACTGACACTTTCACATAACCAGCTTATGCATGTAAAACCATTCGCTACATATATCGAAGGAGAATGTGTTTTTACACAATCAACGATTGAAGCTTAA
- the tadA gene encoding tRNA adenosine(34) deaminase TadA encodes MDIFESDRLFMKQALEEAQQAALLGEVPIGAVLVYEGKIIARAHNLRETTQNATTHAELLVIQEACKKIGSWRLEDTTLYVTLEPCPMCAGAILQSRVPRVVYGARDQKAGCVDSLYRLLNDERFNHECDVTEGILAEECGQILTDFFKALRERKKAEKKARLASIDVNSN; translated from the coding sequence GTGGATATTTTTGAATCAGATCGTTTATTTATGAAACAAGCATTAGAGGAAGCCCAACAGGCAGCCTTACTTGGAGAAGTACCCATTGGTGCAGTCCTTGTTTATGAAGGGAAAATCATTGCACGTGCACATAATTTAAGAGAAACAACGCAAAATGCAACAACACATGCTGAGCTGTTAGTGATTCAAGAAGCCTGCAAAAAAATAGGTAGTTGGCGACTCGAGGATACTACTCTTTATGTGACATTGGAGCCTTGTCCAATGTGTGCAGGAGCCATTCTCCAATCGCGTGTGCCCCGTGTTGTTTATGGTGCAAGGGATCAAAAAGCTGGGTGTGTAGATTCCCTTTACCGTTTATTAAATGATGAACGCTTTAATCATGAATGTGATGTAACAGAAGGGATTTTAGCCGAGGAATGTGGTCAAATTTTAACAGACTTTTTTAAGGCTTTACGGGAGCGTAAAAAAGCTGAGAAAAAAGCACGATTAGCTTCCATCGATGTAAATAGCAATTAA